Below is a window of Myxococcaceae bacterium JPH2 DNA.
TTGCCTCCCAGGCCTGCAAGCAACCTCCGCCTGCCCCCGCGCCGCCACCCGAGGCGAGCGAGCCCGCCACGCCCTCGCGCTATTTCGGGCCGCCTCCCGACGGGAAGCTGCACGTCTACTTCTTCGACGTGGGCCAGGGTGACGCGGCGCTCATCGTGTCGCCCGAGGGGAACTCGGTGCTGGTGGATGCGGGCCCCGCCTCCGCCGCCGGGCACCTGGTGAACCGGCTGCCCGAGCTGCTGCGGCGCGAGCTGGACCTCGTCATCCTCACGCATCCGCACGCGGACCATCGCGGCGCGTTGGATCCGCTGCTGCGCCGAGTGGGCGCGCGTCGGCTCTTGGAGCCACAGCTCCCAGGCGCCCCCGAGGACTACGACGCCCTGCTCGGACGCGTGGGCTCGCGCGGCGTGCAGGTCTTCTCCCCCGCGCCTTCGTCATCCACACCCAACGCACCCCTGAAGTTGCCGGTGGGCGCGGGCGTGGAGCTGACGGTGCTCTGGCCGCGCGCGCCGACGGAAGCACTGCTGCCGGGCGATGGTGCGGTCGCGCTGGAGTCCAACTCCATCGTCTTGAGGCTCACCTACGGAGACACGTCCGTGCTGTTCATGGGCGATGCGCGAGCCCAGACCGAAGCGCATCTCGTCGCGCGTGGAGCACTCTCTCGTTCCACACTGCTCAAGGTGGGTGCGCACGGAATCTCGGACGCCTCCACGGCCGCATTCCTCGCGGCGGTGCGTCCTCAAGCGGCCATCGTCTCGGTGGGCGCGGGCGGCGGTCCTGGCATGCCCGCGCGTGCGACTCTCGAGCGCCTCGGCACGAGCAGCGCGCGCCTCTTCCGCACGGACCTCGCGGGCGAGGTGCAGGCGGTGAGCGATGGTCGGCAGTTCGTGCTCACGCCGCAGCGACTGCCCGCCGGAGTGCCCATCGATACGCGCTACACCTTCTCCGGCGCGGACCTGCTGCCCCCCACCGCAGCGCCCGCTGTCGCGAAGACCCCCGAGACGAAGCCCGCGACGGAAACACCTCGCCAGGGTCCGGGCATCACCCACGTGGACGACTTGCCC
It encodes the following:
- a CDS encoding MBL fold metallo-hydrolase — protein: MSPRLPLLLGLLLVASQACKQPPPAPAPPPEASEPATPSRYFGPPPDGKLHVYFFDVGQGDAALIVSPEGNSVLVDAGPASAAGHLVNRLPELLRRELDLVILTHPHADHRGALDPLLRRVGARRLLEPQLPGAPEDYDALLGRVGSRGVQVFSPAPSSSTPNAPLKLPVGAGVELTVLWPRAPTEALLPGDGAVALESNSIVLRLTYGDTSVLFMGDARAQTEAHLVARGALSRSTLLKVGAHGISDASTAAFLAAVRPQAAIVSVGAGGGPGMPARATLERLGTSSARLFRTDLAGEVQAVSDGRQFVLTPQRLPAGVPIDTRYTFSGADLLPPTAAPAVAKTPETKPATETPRQGPGITHVDDLPATRKPPAPETPQPMPTQGYVASRIRESFHVPSCPAAKKILPRNLIHFATREEAARKLRPARDCNP